The Glandiceps talaboti chromosome 1, keGlaTala1.1, whole genome shotgun sequence genome has a segment encoding these proteins:
- the LOC144448300 gene encoding putative E3 ubiquitin-protein ligase ariadne-2, with protein MSVEMNSQGSDDSDYDDDVDDDMYDYYEDDDHEDGDKPDDKRDDPEYFEFQCLTMDEVNAYLDEEVTKASKALMVSHTSGKVLLKMHNWVLSDLLQRNAEDKTNLLVEAHIMPPPCARKSKTSSISRNLQCPVCLQKHGADKMKALSCGHSFCKDCWTMHFGVLIRDGISTGIQCMANNCNIVALEDFVLPLLSDEGILRKYKYFTFKDHVQSHYKLRFCIGPNCDILMKAEDPAAKRCRCSQCNISFCFRCSGKYHAPTDCDVIKKWLTKCRDDSETANYISAHTKDCPKCSVCIEKNGGCNHMQCFKCKHDFCWMCLGDWKNHGSEYYECSRYKENPNIANESVHVQAREALKKYLFYFERWENHAKSLKLEEETLKKINHRIEEKVMRSSGTWIDWQYLLDSASLLAKCRYSLQYTYPYAYYLEMGPRKKLFEYQQAQLEAEIENLSWKVERAETTDRGDLENQMDIAEKRRLTLLKDFLVA; from the exons ATGTCGGTGGAGATGAACAGCCAAGGTTCGGATGATagtgattatgatgatgatgttgatgatgatatgTATGATTACTATGAAGATGATGACCATGAAGATGGAGATAAACCAGATGATAAGAGAGATGATCCCgagtattttgaatttcaatgtTTGACCATGGATGAGGTCAATGCTTATCTTGATGAAGAAGTCACTAAAGCAAGTAAAGCTTTGATG GTATCTCACACCAGTGGAAAGGTGCTTTTGAAAATGCATAATTGGGTGCTTTCAGATCTTTTGCAGAG AAATGCAGAAGACAAGACAAATCTCCTGGTGGAAGCCCATATTATGCCCCCACCTTGTGCAAGAAAGTCAAAG ACTAGTAGTATTTCACGGAATCTCCAGTGTCCTGTATGTCTTCAAAAACATGGTGCAGATAAAATGAAAGCTTTGTCATGTGGACACAGCTTTTGTAAAGACTGTTGGACAATGCACTTTGGTGTGCTTATACGAGATGGTATTTCCACAG GCATACAGTGTATGGCCAACAACTGTAATATAGTAGCACTAGAGGATTTTGTACTACCATTGCTGAGTGATGAAGGTATCTTAAGAAAATACAAGTATTTCACATTTAAAGACCATGTACAG agTCATTATAAGCTTCGTTTTTGCATTGGTCCTAACTGTGACATTTTGATGAAAGCTGAAGATCCTGCAGCTAAACGGTGCAGATGCAGTCAGTGCAATATATCATTCTG TTTCAGATGTAGTGGCAAGTACCATGCCCCAACAGACTGTGATGTAATAAAGAAATGGTTAACTAAGTGTAGGGATGATTCTGAGACAGCCAACTATATCAGTGCACACACCAAAGAT TGCCCAAAGTGTAGTGTTTGTATTGAGAAGAATGGTGGCTGTAATCATATG CAATGTTTCAAGTGCAAACATGACTTCTGTTGGATGTGTTTGGGAG ATTGGAAGAACCATGGCAGTGAGTACTATGAATGCAGTCGTTACAAAGAGAACCCTAACATTGCCAATGAATCGGTGCATGTACAGGCTAGAGAAGCCCTCAAGAAATATCTCTTCTACTTTGAAAGG TGGGAGAATCATGCTAAGAGTTTAAAACTTGAAGAGGAAACTCTGAAGAAAATAAATCACAGAATAGAAGAGAAAGTAATGAGAAGCAGTGGTACATGGATTGACTGGCAGTATTTACTGGACTCTGCATCATTACTTGCCAAA TGTCGTTACtcattacaatatacataccCGTATGCCTACTACCTGGAAATGGGACCCAGGAAGAAGCTATTTGAATACCAACAAGCTCAGTTAGAAGCTGAGATAGAAAACTTGTCTTGGAAAGTAGAGAGAGCTGAAACCACCGACAGAGGG GACCTAGAAAACCAGATGGACATAGCAGAAAAGAGAAGACTAACCCTACTGAAAGATTTCTTGGTTGCCTAA